A region from the Benincasa hispida cultivar B227 chromosome 12, ASM972705v1, whole genome shotgun sequence genome encodes:
- the LOC120092657 gene encoding vestitone reductase-like, with protein MESGAKGKVCVTGGTGFIASWLIKRLLENGYSVTTTVRADPEKRKDYSFLTNLPSASEKLQIYHADLNDPNSFAPAIAGCIGVFHLATPIDVHDKEPVELLTRRTIEGTMGILKLCLDSKTVRRVVYTSSAATMQFSHHSVDFLDESCWSDIGYINSIAPYGRSYPISKTLTEKAVLEFSQQYGLEVVTVLPTYVVGSFICPKIPGSVHVTMSLILGNEAEYGLILKSNMVHVDDVARAHIFLFEHPNANGRYVCSSHIITLEELANFLSAKYPEFQIPSPESLKDVKGYVFTDVSSKKLLDAGFQYKYSIEEMFDGAIQSCKEKGYL; from the exons ATGGAAAGTGGGGCGAAGGGTAAAGTTTGTGTAACTGGAGGCACTGGATTCATAGCTTCATGGTTGATCAAGAGGCTTCTTGAAAATGGCTACTCTGTTACTACCACTGTTAGAGCCGACCCag AGAAGAGAAAAGACTACAGTTTCTTGACAAATCTACCCAGTGCATCAGAAAAACTGCAAATATACCATGCTGATCTCAACGACCCAAACAGTTTTGCTCCTGCCATTGCGGGTTGCATTGGAGTCTTTCATCTTGCTACCCCCATTGATGTGCATGACAAAGAACCTGTGGAATTGTTAACGAGAAGAACGATTGAAGGTACAATGGGGATCCTTAAACTTTGTCTAGATTCAAAAACGGTAAGGCGAGTTGTATACACTTCCAGTGCAGCCACCATGCAGTTTAGTCACCACAGTGTAGACTTCTTGGATGAAAGTTGTTGGAGTGACATTGGATACATCAATAGTATTGCACCATACGGAAGATCATACCCGATTTCCAAGACGTTAACTGAGAAAGCAGTTCTTGAGTTCTCTCAGCAATATGGATTGGAAGTTGTCACTGTCCTTCCAACTTATGTCGTCGGTTCCTTCATTTGTCCAAAAATTCCCGGCTCTGTTCATGTGACAATGTCTCTGATATTAG GTAATGAAGCAGAGTATGGATTGATCTTAAAATCAAACATGGTGCATGTAGATGATGTGGCAAGAGCACATATATTTCTATTTGAACATCCAAATGCAAATGGGAGATATGTTTGCTCTTCCCACATAATCACTTTGGAAGAATTGGCCAACTTCCTTTCTGCCAAGTACCCAGAATTTCAGATACCATCTCCTGA GTCTTTGAAAGATGTCAAAGGCTACGTATTCACTGATGTCTCATCAAAGAAGCTTTTGGATGCTGGTTTTCAATACAAGTATAGTATCGAAGAAATGTTTGATGGAGCAATCCAAAGCTGCAAAGAGAAGGGTTATCTTTAG
- the LOC120092566 gene encoding uncharacterized protein LOC120092566 produces the protein MQQRRGAEEKDSLFSGDFMGGFPGFGLFGSHRRKKDGAQGLVIQEISSDEEDDDLRDQKQDRNENNSGSGKEPSVEHPDDSNDECQIMTLRGNEDNSFGVQPKASKASTHSCKVTYGGVDGAYYSSTRTRRVDNEGVLLEETKEADKTTGQATHRISRGIHDKGHSVTRKLNPDGKVDIVQTLHNLNEEELPGFDQAWNGNFQGHKHVPKGQFHMDPNAESSGSRNSEMSSWGFPFFAERRNENDGARDSSSSGRTKKVVRINIE, from the exons ATGCAGCAAAGGAGAGGAGCCGAAGAGAAGGACTCGCTTTTCTCAGGCGACTTCATGGGTGGTTTCCCTGGATTTGGTTTATTTGGATCCCACAGAA GGAAGAAAGATGGGGCACAAGGACTTGTAATTCAAGAAATCTCCTCTGACGAGGAAGATGATGACCTTAGGGATCAGAAGCAGGACAGGAATGAGAATAATTCTGGGTCGGGCAAGGAGCCATCAGTTGAGCATCCTGATGATTCTAATGATG AGTGCCAGATAATGACTCTGAGAGGTAATGAAGATAATAGTTTTGGAGTTCAGCCAAAGGCTAGTAAAGCCAGTACGCATTCTTGTAAGGTCACATATGGCGGTGTAGATGGGGCGTACTACTCTTCTACTAGAACTAGAAGGGTAGATAATGAGGGA GTATTGCTTGAAGAGACGAAAGAAGCAGATAAGACAACAGGTCAGGCCACTCATAGGATCTCTAGAGGAATTCATGATAAG GGTCATTCAGTTACAAGGAAACTGAACCCAGATGGTAAAGTGGACATAGTTCAGACTCTGCACAATCTTAACGAAG AAGAGCTTCCTGGTTTTGACCAAGCATGGAACGGTAACTTTCAAGGGCATAAACATGTTCCAAAAGGTCAATTTCATATGGATCCCAATGCAG AATCCAGCGGCAGTAGAAACAGTGAGATGTCCAGTTGGGGTTTTCCATTTTTTGCTGAAAGGAGAAATGAAAATGATGGTGCTAGGGACAGCTCTAGTTCTGGTAGGACCAAAAAGGTAGTCAGGATCAACATAGAATAG